TCTCGAAGAAGATGACAGACCAATTAGTGCGACGTTTCGTCCAAAGACTCAGACCACTATTGTGTTGCTCGAGCCGCTTCGGCAAGTCGGCCGTTTGGCCAACGTAT
This is a stretch of genomic DNA from bacterium. It encodes these proteins:
- a CDS encoding GIY-YIG nuclease family protein; amino-acid sequence: YVGQTADLPKRLEQHNSGLSLWTKRRTNWSVIFFEIFATRREALTREKWLKSGVGRDFLKNVSREGS